One Ranitomeya variabilis isolate aRanVar5 chromosome 4, aRanVar5.hap1, whole genome shotgun sequence genomic window, caggcTGATCAAGGGAGGGTAGCAGGCAAatcaaggcagggaagcaggcaaatcaaggcagggaagcaggcTGATCAAGGTAGGGAAGCAGGCTgatcaaggcagggaagcaggAAGATCAAATCAGGGAAGCAGGAAGATCAAAACAGGGAAGCAGGCAGGTCTAGCAGACTGCTGGGGTGGCACAGCTGGGATTTTTTCTTCCAGTGGCATAGGAGTCATCTGTGGTTCAGTAGATGTAGATGGCTGTTCCAAAATATCATCTTCATAATAAAATGAATGACCTCCATGACAATCGGAAAGGTGCATCATGACATGTTCAATTCTCACCAGTTCCGTGTGACATATTTGGCACCAGAAGCGGAAATTACTCAGATGTGCCCCACCATGGAATCTGCTCATATGAAGCTGAACAATGCCCAAGTCTTCGGCCATCTTGCCACACACCATGCATGTGTGAAAAATTCTATTGGCCATCATTATATGCTTTTTAGCGGCTTGCTCAGATGGGAACTGCGCAACACATTCACAGAACCATGCCTTTACTGGTACACCTTGCTCACTCTTCACCCGGCTGGCGCCAATTGTGGCCATGTCACTTTCTTTTTTGTACTTTTCCGAGCGGTAAGTGTCAATCTCTGGTAAAGTCCTTTTAAGTATGCAGGATTTAAGTCTAGCGTTTGCTGCGGACAAACAGATCTCAGAGGGGGTTTTAGTTCTTTCATTGATGTAACAGAAGGCCAGTATAGATTCTTCTATGAAAGTAATACGTTTTATATTATGAGGATTTT contains:
- the LOC143766094 gene encoding E3 SUMO-protein ligase ZNF451-like isoform X1; translated protein: MSARNHLKRAIVIKDQQGPAYPIPMPSYARNVLIGPCKDVHFQIICASCRLELHSYTELTAHFRTWCRKSGPVSLSDKSIADVAAIFLLKAYCPYCRQALNTDTHIVKHVAKNPHNIKRITFIEESILAFCYINERTKTPSEICLSAANARLKSCILKRTLPEIDTYRSEKYKKESDMATIGASRVKSEQGVPVKAWFCECVAQFPSEQAAKKHIMMANRIFHTCMVCGKMAEDLGIVQLHMSRFHGGAHLSNFRFWCQICHTELVRIEHVMMHLSDCHGGHSFYYEDDILEQPSTSTEPQMTPMPLEEKIPAVPPQQSARPACFPVLIFLLP
- the LOC143766094 gene encoding E3 SUMO-protein ligase ZNF451-like isoform X2, translating into MPSYARNVLIGPCKDVHFQIICASCRLELHSYTELTAHFRTWCRKSGPVSLSDKSIADVAAIFLLKAYCPYCRQALNTDTHIVKHVAKNPHNIKRITFIEESILAFCYINERTKTPSEICLSAANARLKSCILKRTLPEIDTYRSEKYKKESDMATIGASRVKSEQGVPVKAWFCECVAQFPSEQAAKKHIMMANRIFHTCMVCGKMAEDLGIVQLHMSRFHGGAHLSNFRFWCQICHTELVRIEHVMMHLSDCHGGHSFYYEDDILEQPSTSTEPQMTPMPLEEKIPAVPPQQSARPACFPVLIFLLP